A genomic stretch from Sporichthyaceae bacterium includes:
- a CDS encoding PPK2 family polyphosphate kinase, protein MGKDVRLPKSAIKELAVTPGDAADLGKRRTDEISADWLTGKGKDATNERLAALQSELREAQEMLFADHGKALLLIFQGMDAAGKDGTIERVLDPLNPQGFRVSSFKQPSQEELHHDFLWRSVKALPELGLIGVFNRSYYEDVLVVRVHPELLAAEQATPPGARLWKARFSDINNFEHHLVRSGTTVAKFFLHVSRKEQRRRLLDRLEHPEKNWKFSTADLAEREFFDAYQDAYEEAISQTSTKYAPWYVIPADDKPAMRAMVCGIVLHTLENMELRVPEQTPERLEALAEARKRLEAEVSGP, encoded by the coding sequence ATGGGCAAGGACGTGCGGTTGCCGAAATCGGCGATCAAGGAGTTGGCGGTGACGCCCGGCGACGCGGCCGATTTGGGCAAACGCCGCACCGACGAAATCTCCGCGGACTGGTTGACCGGCAAGGGCAAGGACGCGACCAACGAACGGCTCGCCGCGTTGCAGTCCGAGCTACGCGAGGCGCAGGAGATGTTGTTCGCCGATCACGGCAAGGCGCTGCTGCTGATCTTCCAGGGCATGGATGCGGCCGGGAAGGACGGCACGATCGAGCGGGTGCTGGACCCGCTGAACCCGCAGGGATTCCGGGTGTCCTCGTTCAAACAACCGTCCCAGGAAGAGCTGCACCACGACTTCCTGTGGCGCAGCGTGAAGGCGCTGCCCGAACTCGGGTTGATCGGCGTGTTCAACCGGTCATATTACGAGGACGTGCTGGTGGTCCGGGTGCACCCGGAGCTACTCGCGGCCGAGCAGGCCACGCCGCCCGGTGCCCGGCTGTGGAAGGCCCGCTTCTCCGACATCAACAACTTCGAGCATCACCTGGTGCGCAGCGGCACGACGGTGGCGAAGTTCTTCCTGCACGTCTCGCGCAAGGAGCAGCGCCGCCGGTTGCTGGATCGCCTCGAGCATCCGGAGAAGAACTGGAAGTTCTCCACCGCGGACCTGGCCGAGCGCGAGTTCTTCGACGCGTATCAGGATGCGTACGAAGAAGCGATCAGCCAGACCTCCACCAAGTACGCCCCGTGGTACGTCATCCCCGCCGACGACAAACCCGCCATGCGCGCGATGGTCTGCGGCATCGTTCTGCACACCCTGGAGAACATGGAGCTGCGGGTGCCCGAACAGACCCCGGAGCGCCTTGAGGCTCTCGCCGAGGCCCGCAAGCGGTTGGAGGCCGAGGTCAGCGGTCCTTGA